The Catenuloplanes niger genome includes a window with the following:
- the pdxT gene encoding pyridoxal 5'-phosphate synthase glutaminase subunit PdxT: MSADPTIGVLALQGDVREHLAALAECDVLARPVRRPEELDSVDALVIPGGESTTIAKLAAEFGLFEPVQKRINDGMPVYGSCAGMIMLAGTVLDGRPDRPPFGGIDMTVRRNAFGRQVDSFEAAVGIDGIDGDPFHAVFIRAPWVEEVGPGAQVLGRVTSGPAAGRIVAVRQGHLLATAFHPELTGDLRVHEAFVDLVRRAG; encoded by the coding sequence GTGAGCGCCGACCCGACGATCGGCGTCCTCGCGCTGCAGGGCGACGTCCGCGAGCACCTGGCCGCGCTGGCCGAGTGCGACGTGCTGGCCCGCCCGGTGCGCCGGCCCGAGGAACTGGACAGCGTGGACGCGCTGGTGATCCCGGGTGGCGAGTCCACCACCATCGCCAAGCTCGCGGCCGAGTTCGGGCTCTTCGAGCCCGTACAGAAACGGATCAACGACGGCATGCCGGTGTACGGGTCGTGCGCCGGCATGATCATGCTGGCCGGGACCGTGCTCGACGGCCGCCCGGACCGCCCGCCGTTCGGCGGGATCGACATGACGGTGCGCCGCAACGCGTTCGGCCGGCAGGTCGACTCGTTCGAGGCCGCGGTCGGGATCGACGGCATCGACGGTGACCCGTTCCATGCGGTCTTCATCCGCGCGCCGTGGGTCGAGGAGGTCGGTCCCGGCGCGCAGGTGCTGGGCCGCGTCACGTCCGGTCCGGCCGCCGGTAGGATTGTTGCGGTTCGGCAGGGGCACCTGCTCGCCACCGCCTTCCACCCGGAGCTCACGGGTGACCTCCGAGTGCACGAGGCTTTCGTCGATCTTGTGAGACGAGCCGGCTAG